The following are from one region of the Microbacterium sp. cx-55 genome:
- a CDS encoding DHA2 family efflux MFS transporter permease subunit, with product MSNRSSRRWVALVFISIAVSLIIVDSTIVNVAVPSIVDELGISSTEVQWVQEAYTLVFASLLLLFGSLADRFGRRRLLLIGVAIFALSSLAAATAPSGSLLILARLVQGIGGAMILPTTLSLINATFRGRERGIAFAVWGSTIGGMAAVGPLLGGWLTTAFSWRWAFGINLPLAVIIVIGVLLTVSESRESARRGVDLLGAVLSVTLFGSLVFALIEGRTYGWWDATETFSVAGIEWPGSLSPVPVAFVITVASLVLFLLWSRRRLRRGQAALLDLTLFRIGSFRNGNIAALVVALGEFGIILSLPLWLQFVLGFDALQTGLVLLALAVGSFVASGFAGATSGRIRPVVIVRVGLAAEIIGVAWAGFVIGPDAAWGWLIPALFVYGFGVGLATAQLTGVILQDVPVELSGQGSGTQSTSRQVGAALGVAILGTVLFSSTGAVLSNALDDAGVPADQRDPVVSAVVDSAGGAIAGLRANPETAAAGDAAALAFSDGTRWAAFTAAGFLLVGLATTWSLGRGPSATRDEPRPSAESSAA from the coding sequence ATGTCGAACCGTTCATCGCGACGTTGGGTCGCCCTGGTCTTCATCAGCATCGCCGTGTCGCTGATCATCGTCGACTCGACGATCGTGAATGTGGCCGTGCCGTCGATCGTCGACGAGCTGGGCATCAGCTCCACCGAGGTGCAGTGGGTGCAGGAGGCGTACACCCTCGTCTTCGCGTCGCTCCTCCTCCTGTTCGGGTCGCTCGCCGACCGGTTCGGGCGCCGGCGTCTGCTGCTCATCGGCGTCGCCATCTTCGCCCTCTCCTCGCTCGCGGCCGCCACGGCGCCGAGCGGCAGTCTGCTGATCCTCGCGCGCCTGGTGCAGGGCATCGGCGGCGCCATGATCCTGCCGACGACGCTCTCGCTGATCAACGCGACCTTCCGCGGCCGGGAACGCGGCATCGCGTTCGCGGTGTGGGGCTCCACGATCGGCGGCATGGCCGCGGTCGGGCCCCTGCTCGGCGGCTGGTTGACGACGGCGTTCTCCTGGCGTTGGGCATTCGGCATCAACCTGCCGCTCGCGGTGATCATCGTGATCGGCGTGCTGCTGACGGTGTCCGAATCGCGCGAGTCGGCCCGTCGCGGCGTGGATCTGCTCGGCGCCGTGCTCTCGGTCACGCTGTTCGGCAGCCTCGTCTTCGCCCTCATCGAAGGACGCACCTACGGATGGTGGGACGCCACCGAGACGTTCTCGGTGGCGGGCATCGAGTGGCCCGGGAGCCTTTCGCCCGTGCCGGTCGCGTTCGTCATCACCGTCGCCTCGCTCGTCCTCTTCCTGCTCTGGAGTCGGCGTCGGCTGCGGCGTGGGCAGGCGGCGCTGCTCGATCTGACGCTGTTCCGGATCGGGTCGTTCCGCAACGGCAACATCGCCGCGCTCGTGGTCGCGCTCGGCGAGTTCGGCATCATCCTCTCGCTGCCGCTGTGGCTGCAGTTCGTGCTCGGGTTCGACGCCCTGCAGACCGGCCTCGTCCTGCTCGCCCTGGCGGTCGGATCGTTCGTCGCCAGCGGGTTCGCCGGCGCGACGAGCGGCCGCATCCGGCCGGTCGTCATCGTGCGCGTCGGCCTGGCCGCCGAGATCATCGGCGTCGCGTGGGCGGGGTTCGTGATCGGACCGGATGCGGCCTGGGGATGGCTCATCCCCGCACTCTTCGTCTACGGATTCGGCGTCGGACTCGCCACCGCGCAGCTGACCGGCGTCATCCTGCAGGACGTGCCGGTCGAGCTCTCCGGCCAGGGCTCGGGCACGCAATCCACGTCGCGGCAGGTGGGCGCGGCGCTCGGCGTCGCGATTCTCGGCACGGTGCTCTTCTCGAGCACCGGGGCAGTGCTCTCAAACGCCCTCGACGATGCCGGGGTGCCCGCCGACCAGCGCGATCCGGTCGTGTCGGCCGTCGTGGACTCGGCCGGCGGCGCCATCGCCGGGCTGCGCGCGAATCCGGAGACGGCGGCGGCCGGGGATGCGGCGGCGCTCGCCTTCTCCGACGGCACTCGCTGGGCCGCGTTCACCGCGGCGGGGTTCCTG
- a CDS encoding lipoate--protein ligase family protein, with protein MHGEYKVPGGKLVVVDLEVRDGRIADFHLAGDFFLEPDDALADIDAAVAGLPVETDASAIAAAVRAALPAGAQLLGFTPESVGTAVRRALITAPGWKDFTWEVVHDAPVSARMNLALDEVLTTRVGDGRRNPTLRLWEWNESAVVIGSFQSYRNEVDPEGAARHGFDVVRRISGGGAMMMAANSIVTYSLYVPASLVAGMTFADSYAFLDEWVLQALRSLGVDATYQPLNDIASPTGKIGGAAQKRLANGGVLHHATLSYDMDGQVMTEVLRIGREKLSDKGTVSAAKRVDPLRSQTGLPREAVIERFIDTFTNLYGAVPGHITEEEYAEAEALVASKFATDAWLQRVP; from the coding sequence ATGCACGGTGAATACAAGGTGCCCGGCGGCAAGCTCGTGGTGGTCGACCTGGAGGTGCGCGACGGCCGCATCGCGGATTTCCATCTGGCGGGAGACTTCTTCCTCGAACCCGACGACGCCCTCGCCGATATCGACGCGGCCGTCGCGGGCCTTCCCGTCGAAACGGATGCATCCGCCATCGCCGCAGCGGTGCGCGCGGCGCTTCCGGCCGGAGCCCAGCTGCTCGGGTTCACCCCCGAGTCGGTCGGCACCGCGGTGCGGCGCGCGCTCATCACGGCGCCCGGCTGGAAGGACTTCACCTGGGAGGTCGTGCACGATGCGCCCGTCTCGGCGCGCATGAACCTCGCGCTCGACGAAGTGCTCACCACCCGCGTGGGCGACGGGCGTCGGAACCCGACTCTGCGCCTGTGGGAATGGAATGAGTCCGCCGTCGTGATCGGGTCGTTCCAGTCGTACCGGAACGAGGTCGACCCCGAGGGTGCGGCCCGGCACGGCTTCGACGTCGTGCGCCGGATCTCGGGCGGCGGCGCCATGATGATGGCCGCGAACTCGATCGTGACCTACTCGCTGTACGTGCCCGCATCCCTCGTCGCCGGGATGACGTTCGCCGACTCCTACGCCTTCCTCGACGAGTGGGTGCTGCAGGCGCTCCGCTCGCTCGGCGTCGACGCGACCTACCAGCCGCTCAACGACATCGCCTCGCCCACGGGCAAGATCGGCGGCGCCGCGCAGAAGCGGCTCGCGAACGGCGGCGTGCTGCACCATGCGACGCTCAGCTACGACATGGACGGCCAGGTCATGACCGAGGTGTTGCGCATCGGTCGCGAGAAGCTGAGCGACAAGGGCACCGTCTCGGCGGCGAAGCGCGTCGACCCGCTCCGCTCGCAGACGGGCCTGCCGCGCGAGGCCGTCATCGAGCGCTTCATCGACACCTTCACGAACCTGTACGGTGCCGTTCCCGGACATATCACCGAAGAGGAATACGCCGAGGCCGAGGCGCTCGTCGCGTCGAAGTTCGCGACCGACGCCTGGCTGCAGCGCGTTCCGTGA